Proteins co-encoded in one Plectropomus leopardus isolate mb chromosome 14, YSFRI_Pleo_2.0, whole genome shotgun sequence genomic window:
- the srsf5a gene encoding serine and arginine rich splicing factor 5a isoform X2, protein MSGCRVFIGRLSPHARERDVEKFFKGYGRIREINLKNGFGFVEFDDHRDADDAVYELNGKELCSERVTIEHARSRRGRGGGPGGMGRFGGSSGGGGGGGGGYRPSRSSGSRYGPPVRTDHRLIVENLSSRISWQDLKDLMRKAGEVTFVDAHRPNKNEGVVEFASRSDMKNAISKLDGSELNGRKLKIFEDCRRSRSKSRSRSYSRSRSRSRSRNRSRSRSRSMSRTPEKKTSGGGRTSNRSPSRSKSRSKSRSRSRSRSPAPAQNKQSRSRSRSRSRSRSRSRSRSRSASADSKH, encoded by the exons ATGAGTGGTTGTCGTGTCTTCATCGGCCGTTTGAGCCCCCAtgccagagagagagatgtggagAAGTTTTTCAAGGGATACGGACGGATTCGGGAAATCAACTTGAAGAACGGATTTGGCTTTGTG GAATTTGATGATCACAGAGATGCAGATGATGCTGTGTACGAGTTGAATGGCAAAGAATTGTGCAGTGAAAG GGTCACTATTGAGCACGCTCGCTCcagaagaggaagaggtggCGGTCCTGGAGGAATGGGACGTTTCGGTGGTAGCAGCGGTGGTGGCGGCGGCGGTGGCGGTGGCTATCGCCCATCTCGCAGCAGTGGTTCCAG ATATGGCCCTCCTGTACGAACGGACCACAGACTGATTGTAGAGAACCTCTCTTCACGGATCAGCTGGCAG GACCTGAAAGACCTGATGAGAAAAGCAGGTGAAGTTACCTTTGTGGACGCCCACAGGCCCAACAAAAATGAAGG agTTGTTGAGTTTGCATCGCGCAGTGACATGAAGAACGCCATCTCCAAGCTTGACGGGTCAGAGCTGAATGGACGCAAACTAAAGATCTTTGAGGACTGCAGAAGAAG TCGCAGCAAGAGCCGCTCCCGCAGCTACTCCCGCTCCAGGAGTCGCTCCAGGAGCCGCAACCGCTCCAGGAGCCGCTCCAGGTCCATGAGCCGCACCCCCGAGAAAAAGACGTCAGGAGGGGGCAGGACCTCCAACAGATCCCCCTCCAGGTCCAAGTCTCGCTCCAAGTCCCGCTCCAGGTCTCGCTCCCGTTCACCCGCCCCCGCTCAGAACAAACAGTCCCGCTCGCGCTCTCGTTCTCGTTCCCGCTCTCGCTCCCGCTCCCGTTCACGTTCCCGCTCCGCCTCCGCAGACAGCAAACATTGA
- the srsf5a gene encoding serine and arginine rich splicing factor 5a isoform X1, whose translation MSGCRVFIGRLSPHARERDVEKFFKGYGRIREINLKNGFGFVEFDDHRDADDAVYELNGKELCSERVTIEHARSRRGRGGGPGGMGRFGGSSGGGGGGGGGYRPSRSSGSRPDRYGPPVRTDHRLIVENLSSRISWQDLKDLMRKAGEVTFVDAHRPNKNEGVVEFASRSDMKNAISKLDGSELNGRKLKIFEDCRRSRSKSRSRSYSRSRSRSRSRNRSRSRSRSMSRTPEKKTSGGGRTSNRSPSRSKSRSKSRSRSRSRSPAPAQNKQSRSRSRSRSRSRSRSRSRSRSASADSKH comes from the exons ATGAGTGGTTGTCGTGTCTTCATCGGCCGTTTGAGCCCCCAtgccagagagagagatgtggagAAGTTTTTCAAGGGATACGGACGGATTCGGGAAATCAACTTGAAGAACGGATTTGGCTTTGTG GAATTTGATGATCACAGAGATGCAGATGATGCTGTGTACGAGTTGAATGGCAAAGAATTGTGCAGTGAAAG GGTCACTATTGAGCACGCTCGCTCcagaagaggaagaggtggCGGTCCTGGAGGAATGGGACGTTTCGGTGGTAGCAGCGGTGGTGGCGGCGGCGGTGGCGGTGGCTATCGCCCATCTCGCAGCAGTGGTTCCAG ACCGGACAGATATGGCCCTCCTGTACGAACGGACCACAGACTGATTGTAGAGAACCTCTCTTCACGGATCAGCTGGCAG GACCTGAAAGACCTGATGAGAAAAGCAGGTGAAGTTACCTTTGTGGACGCCCACAGGCCCAACAAAAATGAAGG agTTGTTGAGTTTGCATCGCGCAGTGACATGAAGAACGCCATCTCCAAGCTTGACGGGTCAGAGCTGAATGGACGCAAACTAAAGATCTTTGAGGACTGCAGAAGAAG TCGCAGCAAGAGCCGCTCCCGCAGCTACTCCCGCTCCAGGAGTCGCTCCAGGAGCCGCAACCGCTCCAGGAGCCGCTCCAGGTCCATGAGCCGCACCCCCGAGAAAAAGACGTCAGGAGGGGGCAGGACCTCCAACAGATCCCCCTCCAGGTCCAAGTCTCGCTCCAAGTCCCGCTCCAGGTCTCGCTCCCGTTCACCCGCCCCCGCTCAGAACAAACAGTCCCGCTCGCGCTCTCGTTCTCGTTCCCGCTCTCGCTCCCGCTCCCGTTCACGTTCCCGCTCCGCCTCCGCAGACAGCAAACATTGA